A stretch of the Saccharolobus caldissimus genome encodes the following:
- a CDS encoding CbiX/SirB N-terminal domain-containing protein codes for MLGILLVLHGSKVPEWKDVGIKYAEYLSKYFDLVEFGFLEFNTPTIQEALNKLIDKGADMIIVVPLLFAIGTHFKRDIPKLLGVTNNNKIISKNKEITIVIAEPLGFDEKIGEVLIKRINEAYSKNL; via the coding sequence TTGCTAGGAATTTTACTAGTTTTACATGGAAGTAAAGTTCCCGAATGGAAAGATGTGGGAATAAAATATGCAGAATACTTATCAAAATATTTTGATCTAGTAGAGTTTGGATTTTTAGAATTTAATACTCCAACAATACAAGAAGCATTAAATAAATTAATTGATAAAGGTGCTGATATGATAATAGTAGTACCTTTATTATTCGCAATTGGAACTCACTTTAAGAGGGATATCCCAAAGTTATTAGGAGTTACAAATAACAATAAAATAATTAGCAAAAATAAAGAAATTACCATAGTAATAGCAGAACCTTTAGGATTTGATGAAAAAATAGGAGAAGTATTAATTAAGAGGATAAACGAAGCATATTCTAAAAATTTATAA
- the spt4 gene encoding transcription elongation factor subunit Spt4: MARKSIFKACKNCKALVSPEQEVCPICGSSSFSDDWEGVIIIINTDSEVAKIAEVQKPWRYAIIVK; the protein is encoded by the coding sequence ATGGCAAGAAAATCTATTTTCAAAGCATGTAAAAACTGTAAGGCATTAGTTTCACCAGAACAAGAAGTTTGTCCAATATGTGGAAGTTCAAGCTTTAGTGACGATTGGGAAGGAGTTATAATTATTATAAATACTGATTCTGAAGTAGCTAAAATAGCTGAGGTACAAAAACCTTGGAGATATGCAATAATAGTAAAGTAG
- a CDS encoding 2,3-bisphosphoglycerate-independent phosphoglycerate mutase — protein MKQYKILLIIADGLGDRPVSKLHGLTPLEAANKPNINELLKNSIAGLLDPISPGIVPGSDTSHLSIFGLDPHKYYRGRGVFEALGAGAILNDGDIAFRGNFATVNNDFVVIDRRAGRKLEEGEDLVKELNDKIKEIDNVKVKFYKGTEHRVAVVLSGEGLSDKVSDTDPHYEGIKVLESRPLDSTLESKKTAEVINKLTRKIYEVLNSSEINKRRVEKGEKPANIILLRGASHYVRLPRFKDYTKLKAAAVSATALIKGICKDLGMYVTTPPGATGGIDTDYNSKAREAIKLLKEDYEFVFLHIKATDAASHDGLIEEKIKAIERIDSVIGTIIDDIGRENIVIMFTGDHTTPVELKEHTGDPVPIFLYVPYPIVNDSIKDFNEKEARKGSLRIRGLDVINILLNYSNRAEKYGA, from the coding sequence TTGAAACAGTATAAAATATTGCTTATCATTGCAGATGGTTTAGGAGATAGGCCAGTAAGTAAATTGCATGGATTAACTCCATTAGAAGCTGCTAATAAGCCAAATATTAACGAGCTACTTAAGAATTCTATAGCTGGATTATTAGACCCAATTTCACCAGGTATAGTACCAGGGAGTGACACCTCTCATTTGTCAATTTTCGGATTAGATCCTCACAAATATTATAGAGGAAGAGGAGTTTTTGAGGCATTAGGTGCTGGGGCCATATTAAACGATGGAGATATAGCATTTAGAGGAAATTTTGCTACAGTAAATAATGACTTTGTAGTAATAGATAGAAGAGCTGGTAGAAAATTGGAAGAAGGGGAGGATTTAGTAAAGGAGTTAAATGATAAAATAAAGGAAATAGACAATGTAAAGGTAAAGTTCTATAAGGGGACAGAACATAGAGTAGCTGTGGTATTATCAGGGGAAGGATTAAGTGACAAGGTTTCTGATACAGATCCTCATTATGAAGGAATTAAAGTACTTGAAAGTAGGCCGTTAGACAGTACTTTAGAATCAAAGAAAACTGCAGAGGTTATAAATAAACTTACTAGAAAAATTTATGAAGTATTAAACTCTTCGGAAATAAATAAAAGAAGAGTTGAAAAGGGAGAAAAACCTGCTAATATCATATTATTAAGAGGGGCATCCCACTACGTCAGATTGCCTCGATTTAAAGATTATACCAAACTTAAAGCAGCAGCCGTCTCGGCTACAGCGTTGATCAAAGGTATATGTAAAGATCTAGGCATGTACGTAACTACTCCACCTGGTGCTACTGGAGGTATAGATACGGATTATAATTCTAAGGCTAGAGAAGCTATCAAATTACTTAAAGAAGATTATGAGTTCGTATTCTTACATATAAAAGCTACAGACGCGGCATCCCATGACGGCTTGATTGAAGAAAAAATAAAAGCAATAGAGAGAATAGACAGCGTAATAGGTACTATAATTGATGATATAGGAAGAGAAAATATAGTAATAATGTTTACCGGAGATCACACAACTCCAGTTGAATTAAAAGAGCATACAGGTGACCCAGTACCCATCTTTTTATACGTACCTTACCCAATTGTGAATGACAGTATTAAGGATTTTAATGAAAAAGAGGCAAGAAAAGGTAGCCTAAGAATAAGGGGGTTAGACGTAATAAATATATTGTTAAACTATTCTAATAGAGCAGAAAAATATGGAGCTTAA
- a CDS encoding translation initiation factor IF-2 subunit gamma has translation MVWPKVQPEVNIGVVGHVDHGKTTLVQAITGIWTSKHSEELKRGMTIKLGYAEASIGVCEGCKKPEAYVTEPSCKTCGSDEEPKFLRRVSFIDAPGHEVLMATMLSGAALMDGAILVVAANEPFPQPQTREHFVALGIIGVKNLIIVQNKVDVVSKEEALAQYKEIKQFIKGTWAENAPIIPVSALHKINIDSLLEAIENYIKTPDRDLSQQPIMLVIRSFDVNRPGTPFNELKGGVIGGSIIQGVFRVDQEIKIVPGIRVERQGKVTYEPIYTKIASIRFGDDDFSEAKPGGLVAIGTYLDPSLTKADNLLGNVVTLANANIPVLWNIRMRYKLLERVVGAKEMLKVDPIKPKETLMLSVGSSTTLGLVTSVKSDEIEVELRRPVAIWSNGVRVVISRQIAGRWRMIGWGIIEI, from the coding sequence TTGGTATGGCCTAAAGTCCAACCAGAAGTAAATATAGGTGTAGTAGGCCATGTAGATCATGGTAAAACTACGCTAGTTCAAGCTATTACTGGAATTTGGACTTCTAAACACTCTGAAGAACTTAAAAGAGGAATGACTATAAAATTAGGCTACGCTGAAGCTAGCATCGGAGTGTGTGAAGGTTGCAAAAAACCTGAAGCATACGTAACAGAACCTTCATGTAAGACTTGCGGGTCAGATGAAGAGCCCAAATTTTTAAGGAGAGTTTCATTTATAGATGCTCCTGGACATGAGGTCTTAATGGCTACTATGCTTTCTGGAGCAGCATTAATGGATGGTGCAATTTTAGTAGTTGCTGCAAATGAGCCTTTTCCTCAACCTCAAACTAGGGAGCATTTTGTAGCACTTGGTATCATAGGTGTTAAGAATTTAATAATAGTTCAAAATAAAGTTGACGTGGTAAGTAAAGAAGAAGCACTAGCCCAATATAAAGAAATAAAACAATTCATTAAAGGAACATGGGCCGAAAATGCTCCAATAATCCCAGTAAGCGCCCTTCATAAAATTAATATAGATTCGTTGTTAGAAGCCATTGAAAATTATATAAAAACTCCAGATAGAGATCTTTCACAGCAGCCAATTATGCTAGTTATTAGAAGTTTCGATGTTAATAGACCTGGAACACCTTTTAATGAACTTAAGGGTGGAGTAATAGGGGGTAGTATAATACAAGGTGTATTTAGAGTAGATCAAGAAATAAAAATAGTTCCAGGTATTAGAGTTGAAAGGCAAGGTAAAGTCACTTATGAGCCAATATATACAAAAATTGCCTCTATAAGATTTGGTGATGATGACTTCTCAGAAGCAAAGCCTGGTGGCCTGGTTGCAATAGGTACTTATTTAGATCCTTCTTTGACTAAGGCTGATAATCTCTTAGGAAATGTTGTGACTTTAGCCAATGCTAATATTCCGGTTTTATGGAATATTAGGATGAGATACAAACTATTAGAAAGAGTAGTGGGGGCAAAAGAGATGTTAAAAGTAGATCCCATAAAACCTAAGGAGACACTTATGTTATCAGTTGGTTCTTCTACTACACTCGGTTTAGTTACTTCTGTAAAGTCTGACGAAATAGAGGTAGAGTTAAGGAGGCCAGTAGCTATTTGGTCTAATGGAGTTAGAGTAGTTATAAGTAGACAAATAGCTGGAAGATGGAGAATGATAGGATGGGGTATAATAGAAATTTGA
- a CDS encoding DNA-directed RNA polymerase, which yields MYKLIKARSIVRIPPSEFGKPLEEIALNELRQQYQERLFKELGLVLAILNVKVNDEGILVFGDGATYHEVEFEMLTYVPVPQEVIEGEVLQVDNYGIFVNLGPMDGLVHISQIADDSLKYDSARGIIIGEKSKKVIQKGDKVRARIISVASAATGRLPRVALTMRQPYLGKIEWLTQTTKK from the coding sequence ATGTATAAACTTATTAAAGCCCGTAGTATCGTGAGGATACCTCCTAGCGAATTTGGTAAACCATTAGAGGAAATTGCTTTAAATGAGCTTAGGCAGCAATATCAAGAAAGATTATTTAAGGAATTAGGATTAGTTCTTGCAATATTAAATGTTAAGGTGAACGATGAAGGTATATTAGTATTTGGGGATGGGGCAACTTATCACGAAGTAGAATTTGAAATGTTAACCTATGTACCCGTGCCACAAGAGGTTATTGAAGGAGAAGTTCTTCAAGTAGATAATTATGGGATTTTTGTAAATTTAGGTCCGATGGATGGTTTAGTTCATATTTCTCAAATTGCTGATGATTCTTTAAAATACGATAGTGCCAGGGGAATAATAATAGGGGAGAAATCTAAAAAGGTAATTCAGAAAGGAGATAAGGTTAGAGCCAGAATAATTAGCGTAGCGTCTGCAGCTACTGGTAGATTACCTAGAGTTGCTTTAACAATGAGGCAACCATATCTTGGTAAGATAGAATGGTTAACGCAAACAACTAAAAAATAA
- a CDS encoding 30S ribosomal protein S6e — MPDFKIVISDPQTKEPKKIKVKVRSSDQVKSITGEKEGKAIPQAKINEKTKQLLNLDILLTIETTKQEGDKKVKLKGHFKVDIDNNVPENEVWISKTMAERFGAEEFEALAYRTKALQISIDQNKASSLIGLKIGDTVEASSFLGLPVKLKITGGTDNSGFPMRFDVSGPAKRRILVSGPPGFYPKEDGERRRKTIRGNMISQDIVQINTIIVR, encoded by the coding sequence ATGCCAGACTTCAAAATTGTGATTTCAGATCCTCAAACAAAGGAGCCTAAGAAAATAAAAGTAAAAGTGAGATCCTCAGATCAAGTTAAATCTATAACTGGAGAGAAAGAAGGTAAAGCTATACCACAAGCTAAAATAAATGAGAAAACTAAACAATTACTAAATTTGGACATATTATTAACTATTGAAACAACTAAACAAGAAGGTGATAAAAAAGTTAAATTAAAAGGTCATTTTAAAGTAGATATTGACAATAATGTTCCAGAAAATGAAGTGTGGATAAGCAAGACGATGGCTGAAAGGTTTGGTGCGGAAGAATTTGAGGCGTTAGCGTATAGAACTAAGGCTTTGCAAATTAGTATAGATCAAAATAAAGCTTCCAGTTTAATAGGCTTAAAAATAGGAGATACTGTAGAAGCTAGTAGCTTTTTAGGCTTACCAGTAAAGCTAAAGATAACTGGTGGTACTGATAATTCTGGATTTCCTATGAGATTTGATGTAAGTGGACCTGCTAAAAGAAGAATATTAGTAAGTGGACCTCCTGGTTTCTATCCTAAAGAAGATGGGGAACGTAGAAGAAAAACTATAAGAGGTAATATGATTAGTCAAGATATAGTTCAAATTAATACCATTATAGTAAGGTGA
- the pcn gene encoding proliferating cell nuclear antigen (pcna), translating into MKVVYDDVRDLKNIIQALAKLVDEASFKFKQDAVELIALDRAHISLITITLPKDMFKEYDVQDEFKFGFNTQYLMKVLKVAKRKETIEIASDSPDLVKLTILGSTNREFSIRNLEITEPEIPEINLEFDINATITSSGFKSAISEISAVSDTVTIEGKEDKIIIKAEGENKVEIEFSKESGGLQDLEFSKEASSSYSVEYLDDILALTKLSDFTKLSFASKKPLQIIFNMEGGGKVTYLLAPKV; encoded by the coding sequence ATGAAAGTTGTTTATGATGATGTAAGAGACCTTAAAAATATCATTCAAGCATTGGCTAAACTTGTGGATGAGGCATCATTCAAATTTAAACAAGATGCAGTAGAATTAATAGCATTAGATAGAGCACATATATCCCTTATTACTATAACTTTACCTAAAGATATGTTTAAGGAGTATGATGTTCAGGATGAATTTAAGTTTGGTTTTAATACACAATATCTAATGAAAGTTTTGAAAGTTGCAAAAAGAAAAGAAACTATTGAAATAGCTAGCGATTCCCCAGATCTAGTTAAGCTTACAATATTAGGGAGTACGAATAGAGAGTTCTCAATCAGAAATTTAGAGATCACTGAACCAGAAATACCAGAAATAAATTTAGAGTTTGATATAAATGCTACTATTACTTCAAGTGGATTTAAATCCGCGATTTCTGAGATTTCTGCTGTTAGTGATACTGTAACAATAGAAGGAAAAGAGGACAAGATAATAATTAAGGCTGAAGGTGAAAATAAAGTAGAAATAGAATTCTCTAAGGAGAGTGGGGGGCTTCAAGATTTAGAATTCTCTAAAGAAGCTAGTAGTTCATATTCAGTAGAATACTTAGATGACATACTAGCCTTAACAAAACTTTCTGATTTTACTAAGTTATCTTTTGCCTCAAAGAAACCTCTACAAATAATATTTAACATGGAAGGAGGGGGGAAAGTTACTTATTTACTTGCTCCAAAAGTTTGA
- a CDS encoding PIN domain-containing protein, translated as MGYNRNLKILIDTNILLYIYNGLDPFFGIITSFNYKPEFYIHINVLKELELLNEKYKNRFVIPAKVRMAKKYLDTYKNMWILIRDYEELPTDEALIMTAIKYNMFIFTNDKELKNKAIKKGIGVIFLQKRGKIIKSLYPI; from the coding sequence ATGGGGTATAATAGAAATTTGAAAATTTTAATCGATACAAATATTCTTTTGTATATATATAATGGTTTGGATCCCTTTTTCGGAATAATAACATCGTTTAACTATAAACCAGAGTTTTATATACATATAAATGTATTAAAGGAATTGGAATTATTAAATGAAAAATATAAAAATCGATTTGTTATTCCAGCAAAAGTGCGAATGGCAAAAAAATATCTTGACACATATAAAAATATGTGGATTTTAATAAGGGATTATGAGGAATTACCAACAGATGAGGCATTAATAATGACTGCAATTAAATATAACATGTTTATATTTACCAATGATAAAGAGTTAAAAAACAAAGCAATTAAAAAAGGAATAGGGGTAATATTCCTTCAAAAAAGAGGTAAAATTATAAAATCCTTATATCCTATCTAA
- a CDS encoding 30S ribosomal protein S15 → MNKRRAKGKSHSIRPARAGAPKWVRLTREEVEMLVEELAKKGYSPSMIGIILRDQYGIPLVKQIVGKSITQILAERNLLPQIPEDLFNLIKKAVNVRRHLNEYPRDKVAKKGLEEIESKIRRLVRYYKRVNKLPQDWEYDPAKAELLVAGTA, encoded by the coding sequence ATGAATAAACGAAGAGCCAAAGGCAAATCCCATTCAATTAGACCAGCTAGAGCTGGTGCTCCTAAATGGGTTAGGCTTACAAGAGAAGAGGTAGAAATGTTAGTCGAAGAATTAGCTAAGAAAGGTTACTCTCCATCTATGATAGGTATAATATTAAGGGACCAATATGGAATACCATTAGTTAAACAGATAGTAGGCAAGTCAATTACTCAAATATTGGCAGAAAGAAACTTATTGCCACAGATTCCAGAAGATTTATTTAATTTAATAAAGAAAGCTGTAAATGTTAGAAGACATTTAAATGAATATCCACGTGATAAAGTAGCTAAAAAGGGACTAGAAGAGATAGAGTCAAAAATTAGGAGATTGGTAAGATATTATAAACGAGTCAATAAGCTACCACAAGATTGGGAGTATGACCCAGCTAAAGCAGAGCTCTTAGTAGCTGGTACAGCATAG
- a CDS encoding CDC48 family AAA ATPase, translated as MSQQLKFRVVEARQRDVGRKVARITEYAMNKLNIENGDYIEVIGPNGSALLQALIGDGLSDNEIRIDGYVRRSVGVGIGDEVIVKRAQVQDGTRVVLAPTQPISFSQSFVDYVKDWLMDKPLSRGETISVPTYVGSIDFVVVTTQPSNSIRVTSRTALEIKQEPVKEVGAFPKVTWEDIGDLEDVKEKIREIVELPMRHPEIFQHLGIEPPKGVLLYGPPGVGKTLLAKALANEIGAYFTSINGPEIMSKFYGESEQRLREIFEEAEKNAPAIIFIDEIDAIAPKREEVTGEVEKRVVAQLLTLMDGIKGRGKVIVIGATNRPDAIDPALRRPGRFDREIEIRPPDAKARKEILQVHTRNMPLAEDVNLDKIAEQTHGYTGADLAALAREAAMSALRRFIKDRNIDLEQQQIPVNVLKELKVTMQDFIDAMKFIQPTLLREVYVEVPKVRWEDIGGLEEAKQQLREAVEWPLKFPEIFEKLGIRPPKGILLFGPPGTGKTMLAKAVATESGANFIAVRGPEILSKWVGESEKAVREIFRRARQTAPCVIFFDEIDSIAPMRGFAHDSGVTERIVNQLLAEMDGIQPLNRVVVIAATNRPDILDPALLRPGRFDRLIYVPPPDEKARLEILKIYVRSLPIDSTVNLEELAKKLEGYTGADIEALARETAMKILRQRYYECLNKARQECKNSQECIDASVKGCMSNATLKITMQDFLDTMKVIGPSLSKADIIRYENMAKEIKRAVMG; from the coding sequence ATGTCTCAGCAATTAAAGTTTAGAGTTGTAGAGGCTAGACAGAGAGATGTTGGGAGAAAAGTTGCTAGAATTACAGAATATGCTATGAATAAATTAAATATAGAAAATGGAGATTATATAGAGGTTATAGGTCCTAACGGTTCTGCATTATTACAAGCATTAATAGGGGATGGTTTAAGTGATAACGAAATAAGAATTGACGGTTATGTAAGGAGATCAGTAGGAGTGGGAATAGGGGATGAAGTTATTGTAAAGAGAGCTCAAGTACAAGACGGAACTAGAGTGGTTTTAGCACCAACTCAACCAATATCCTTTAGCCAAAGTTTCGTTGATTACGTTAAGGACTGGTTAATGGACAAACCTTTAAGCCGAGGAGAAACGATTTCTGTACCTACATATGTGGGGTCTATCGATTTCGTTGTAGTAACCACACAACCATCAAATTCTATAAGAGTCACAAGTAGAACTGCACTTGAAATAAAACAAGAGCCAGTAAAAGAAGTAGGCGCGTTCCCGAAAGTTACTTGGGAAGATATAGGAGATTTAGAAGATGTTAAAGAAAAAATAAGAGAAATCGTTGAATTGCCCATGAGACATCCAGAAATATTTCAACATTTAGGTATAGAGCCGCCAAAGGGAGTATTACTTTACGGACCTCCAGGTGTTGGAAAAACGCTATTAGCTAAAGCATTAGCAAACGAAATTGGAGCTTACTTTACATCAATTAATGGTCCAGAAATAATGAGTAAATTCTACGGTGAAAGCGAGCAAAGATTAAGGGAAATATTTGAGGAAGCAGAAAAAAACGCACCTGCTATAATATTCATAGATGAAATAGATGCAATAGCACCAAAAAGAGAAGAAGTTACTGGAGAAGTTGAGAAAAGAGTTGTAGCACAATTACTCACATTAATGGATGGCATAAAGGGTAGAGGAAAAGTCATTGTAATAGGAGCTACAAACAGACCAGATGCTATAGACCCGGCACTAAGAAGACCAGGAAGATTTGATAGAGAAATAGAAATTAGACCGCCAGACGCTAAAGCCAGAAAAGAAATATTACAAGTTCATACTAGAAATATGCCTTTAGCTGAAGATGTTAATTTAGATAAAATTGCTGAGCAAACTCACGGATATACTGGAGCAGACCTTGCTGCATTAGCAAGAGAAGCTGCCATGAGTGCGTTAAGAAGATTCATTAAAGACCGTAACATAGATCTTGAACAACAGCAAATACCAGTAAATGTATTAAAAGAGCTTAAGGTTACAATGCAAGATTTCATTGACGCAATGAAATTCATTCAACCCACACTACTTAGAGAAGTATACGTAGAAGTACCTAAAGTCAGATGGGAAGATATAGGAGGATTAGAAGAAGCTAAACAACAACTTAGAGAAGCTGTAGAATGGCCTTTAAAGTTCCCAGAGATCTTTGAAAAATTAGGAATAAGACCACCTAAGGGTATATTGTTATTTGGTCCTCCAGGTACTGGAAAGACAATGCTCGCAAAAGCAGTAGCGACTGAGAGCGGAGCAAACTTCATAGCAGTAAGAGGACCAGAAATACTATCCAAATGGGTGGGTGAAAGTGAAAAAGCGGTAAGAGAGATATTCAGAAGAGCTAGACAAACTGCTCCATGTGTTATATTCTTTGATGAAATAGATTCTATAGCACCTATGAGGGGGTTTGCACATGATTCTGGAGTAACAGAAAGAATAGTAAATCAATTATTAGCGGAAATGGACGGAATTCAACCATTAAATAGAGTAGTTGTAATAGCTGCAACTAATAGACCAGATATATTAGATCCTGCATTACTAAGACCAGGTAGATTTGATAGATTAATTTATGTTCCTCCACCTGATGAGAAAGCTAGATTAGAAATATTAAAAATATATGTAAGATCTTTGCCTATAGATTCTACTGTGAACCTAGAGGAATTGGCTAAAAAGTTAGAAGGTTATACGGGTGCTGATATAGAAGCATTAGCTAGAGAAACTGCAATGAAAATACTAAGGCAGCGTTATTATGAGTGTCTTAATAAAGCTAGACAAGAATGTAAGAACTCACAAGAATGTATAGACGCCTCAGTGAAAGGTTGTATGAGTAATGCCACATTAAAGATCACAATGCAAGATTTCTTAGATACAATGAAAGTGATAGGACCAAGTTTAAGTAAAGCCGATATTATAAGATATGAAAATATGGCTAAAGAAATTAAGAGGGCTGTAATGGGTTGA
- a CDS encoding GTP-dependent dephospho-CoA kinase family protein, with product MEICNNSKVDLCFVFNDPSLRRELSRPYGILFTNNSLFINFLLNKAKNRIITVGDYVTDVLERNNIIPFIEIVDGKTKRTVSYSFKKSDTKEYRVFNEAGKIRFSTIEIIKSILKNNERGIIIVNGEEDLLVIPVVLYSEIGDIIIYGQPNAGAVVIINNNLIKWRVYDILEKSQITYC from the coding sequence TTGGAGATATGCAATAATAGTAAAGTAGATTTATGTTTTGTGTTTAATGATCCTAGTTTAAGACGAGAACTTTCTAGACCATATGGAATCCTTTTTACGAATAATAGTTTATTTATAAATTTTTTACTTAATAAGGCTAAAAATAGGATAATAACCGTAGGAGATTACGTAACTGATGTATTAGAAAGAAATAATATAATTCCTTTTATAGAAATTGTAGATGGAAAGACTAAAAGGACAGTTAGTTACTCTTTCAAGAAATCTGACACTAAAGAATATAGAGTATTTAATGAAGCTGGTAAGATAAGGTTCAGTACAATTGAGATTATAAAAAGTATATTAAAAAATAATGAGCGAGGTATAATTATAGTTAACGGTGAAGAGGATTTACTTGTTATACCAGTAGTACTTTATTCAGAGATTGGAGATATAATAATTTACGGTCAACCTAATGCAGGTGCTGTGGTCATTATTAATAATAATTTAATAAAATGGCGAGTATATGATATTCTAGAAAAATCTCAGATAACTTATTGTTAA
- a CDS encoding methionine synthase: MNKLPLLPTSVIGSYPRPKWLKEAIRLHKAGKLSDEELQEAFNDAVVIVLHDHFKAGVDVPTDGEVRRDEMVEFFAERIKGFRFYGPVRVWGTAYYRKPSVVSKLEYGKPMLVDEFNFAKSVSYTENLKITITGPYTIAEWSYNEYYKNKRDLVFDLAKIINQELRNLTEAGAKIIQIDEPALHTRKEDVKWGIDAVNEAIKGINAKLIMHICYGDYTIVAPYLNEIKVDQINFALKIYDYKPLELLKKYGYDKEIGAGVIDVHSRRVETPEEVAKDINRVLSYFPVEKVWINPDCGLKLLSRKIAYQKLLSMVEGTKIVREELKKKGYSVE; this comes from the coding sequence ATGAATAAGTTACCTTTACTTCCAACTAGTGTGATAGGAAGTTATCCAAGACCTAAATGGTTAAAAGAGGCCATAAGACTTCATAAAGCTGGAAAGTTAAGTGATGAGGAGCTTCAAGAAGCTTTTAATGACGCTGTTGTAATAGTACTTCATGACCATTTTAAGGCTGGTGTCGATGTTCCTACTGATGGTGAGGTAAGAAGAGACGAGATGGTAGAATTTTTTGCTGAGAGGATAAAAGGTTTTAGGTTTTACGGTCCTGTAAGAGTATGGGGAACTGCATATTATAGAAAACCTTCAGTTGTTAGTAAACTAGAATACGGTAAACCAATGTTGGTTGACGAGTTTAATTTTGCCAAAAGCGTATCTTATACTGAGAATCTTAAAATCACAATTACTGGCCCTTATACAATAGCAGAGTGGTCTTATAATGAATATTATAAAAACAAAAGAGACTTAGTTTTTGATTTAGCTAAAATAATAAATCAAGAATTAAGAAATCTAACTGAAGCGGGAGCTAAGATTATCCAAATAGACGAGCCAGCCTTACATACTAGAAAGGAAGATGTGAAATGGGGTATAGATGCTGTTAATGAAGCAATTAAAGGGATTAACGCAAAACTTATAATGCACATTTGCTATGGAGATTACACTATAGTTGCACCGTATTTAAATGAAATTAAAGTTGATCAAATAAATTTTGCGCTAAAAATTTATGATTATAAGCCATTAGAGTTACTTAAGAAATATGGTTATGATAAGGAAATTGGGGCAGGTGTAATAGATGTTCATAGTAGAAGAGTAGAAACCCCAGAAGAAGTAGCTAAAGATATTAATAGAGTTTTAAGTTATTTCCCAGTTGAAAAAGTCTGGATAAACCCAGATTGTGGACTCAAATTACTTTCAAGAAAAATAGCATATCAAAAATTACTATCAATGGTTGAAGGAACAAAAATCGTAAGAGAAGAACTTAAAAAGAAAGGATATAGTGTAGAATAA